The following are encoded together in the Thermococcus sibiricus MM 739 genome:
- a CDS encoding glycosyltransferase family 4 protein, translating into MKILIIGHYPPHKGGVASHTNNLAKELRKKHEVHILTYGPIKPRKFEREFVHQIKVPQIFGLRGILFTLLAALKIIKLQKRIKFDVIHAHYVGTTSYAGILAKEKLSVPVIVTAHGSDLDFMSNLPLGRYFVKKSLSKSDLVIAVSHHLQKKAISMGATKIRVIPNSIKTIKKEDAKREYITFIGALTPYKDPQTFIKLAKQFPHEKFLVVGDGPLRMDLEKQAPKNVKFLGYKEDVGGILSKTKLLVVPSLREGFGLVIIEANSLGVPVIGRAVGGIKELIREGKNGYTFKTFEELVEKVEILLSNKKALKMGKIGKTISSQYSWERIRHLIEESYRKVLGERNDNCNKHARKGRLEENQSSCEIY; encoded by the coding sequence ATGAAAATTTTGATAATTGGACATTATCCCCCACACAAGGGTGGTGTTGCTAGCCATACTAATAACTTAGCTAAAGAATTAAGAAAGAAGCATGAAGTTCACATATTGACTTATGGACCAATCAAACCTCGAAAATTTGAAAGAGAATTTGTTCATCAAATAAAAGTTCCTCAAATCTTTGGTTTGAGAGGCATTTTGTTTACTCTCCTGGCAGCGCTCAAAATAATCAAACTGCAAAAGAGAATTAAATTCGATGTTATTCACGCCCACTATGTTGGAACCACAAGTTATGCCGGAATTCTTGCAAAAGAAAAGTTAAGTGTGCCTGTGATTGTTACAGCCCATGGAAGTGACCTTGATTTTATGTCGAACCTACCTCTCGGAAGGTACTTTGTTAAAAAAAGCCTATCAAAAAGTGATTTAGTAATAGCAGTAAGCCACCATCTTCAGAAAAAAGCAATATCAATGGGAGCAACAAAGATAAGAGTAATCCCCAATTCTATAAAAACCATAAAAAAAGAAGATGCCAAAAGGGAGTATATAACCTTTATCGGTGCCTTGACACCATATAAAGATCCCCAAACATTCATAAAACTTGCTAAACAGTTTCCTCATGAGAAGTTTCTTGTTGTGGGAGACGGTCCATTAAGAATGGATCTTGAAAAACAAGCCCCAAAAAATGTCAAATTCTTAGGGTATAAAGAAGATGTCGGAGGTATTCTATCAAAAACCAAACTTCTAGTCGTCCCCTCCTTAAGAGAGGGTTTTGGACTGGTGATTATAGAAGCCAACTCTCTTGGAGTGCCTGTTATTGGAAGAGCTGTTGGAGGTATAAAAGAACTCATTCGAGAAGGCAAAAATGGATACACTTTCAAAACTTTTGAAGAACTTGTAGAAAAAGTTGAGATTTTATTGTCCAATAAAAAAGCTTTAAAAATGGGAAAAATAGGGAAAACCATCAGCAGCCAATATAGTTGGGAAAGAATCAGACATCTCATTGAAGAGAGTTATAGAAAAGTATTGGGTGAGAGAAATGACAATTGTAATAAACATGCGAGAAAAGGTAGATTGGAAGAAAATCAAAGTAGCTGCGAGATTTATTAA
- a CDS encoding L-threonylcarbamoyladenylate synthase has protein sequence MTIVINMREKVDWKKIKVAARFIKESKLVAFPTETVYGLGADALNEDAVRKIFQAKGRPPDNPLIIHIANFEQIYELAREVPETAKILAQRFWPGPLTLVLPKKDEVPYVTTGGLETVAIRMPDHEIALALIQSSDRPIAAPSANISGKPSPTLAEHVVDDFYGKIECIIDGGETKIGVESTVVDLTTHPPMLLRPGGLPLEEIKKVIGKVNVHPAVKGKPIKLAKAPGMKYKHYAPEAQVIVIEGEREQVTKKIKELIKEYKKQKIRVGVMATGDFYEADAYFNIGENEEEIARNLFKALRELDKSGVNVILAEGIEERGLGLAVMNRLKKAAGYRIIKV, from the coding sequence ATGACAATTGTAATAAACATGCGAGAAAAGGTAGATTGGAAGAAAATCAAAGTAGCTGCGAGATTTATTAAAGAATCTAAGCTGGTGGCATTCCCTACAGAGACTGTGTATGGGCTTGGAGCTGATGCTCTCAATGAAGATGCCGTAAGAAAGATATTTCAAGCCAAGGGCAGACCTCCGGATAACCCGCTTATAATACACATAGCCAATTTCGAGCAAATTTATGAACTTGCACGAGAGGTACCTGAAACAGCTAAAATATTGGCCCAGAGATTCTGGCCAGGCCCTCTAACACTAGTGTTACCTAAAAAGGACGAAGTACCATACGTTACCACAGGAGGATTGGAAACTGTAGCGATAAGAATGCCAGATCATGAAATTGCTCTTGCTTTAATACAATCAAGTGACCGACCGATTGCTGCTCCTTCTGCAAATATTAGTGGAAAACCAAGTCCTACTTTAGCAGAACATGTCGTTGACGATTTCTATGGAAAAATAGAGTGTATAATAGATGGAGGAGAAACCAAAATTGGAGTAGAATCCACTGTGGTAGATTTAACCACACATCCTCCAATGCTCCTGAGACCTGGTGGATTACCCCTTGAGGAGATAAAAAAGGTTATTGGCAAAGTTAATGTGCACCCAGCAGTTAAGGGAAAGCCCATAAAATTGGCAAAGGCTCCTGGAATGAAATACAAGCACTATGCCCCAGAGGCCCAGGTAATAGTAATCGAAGGTGAGCGTGAACAAGTCACTAAAAAAATCAAAGAACTCATTAAGGAGTATAAAAAACAGAAAATACGTGTGGGGGTCATGGCAACAGGAGATTTCTATGAAGCAGATGCTTACTTCAATATTGGTGAAAATGAAGAGGAAATAGCTCGTAATTTATTCAAAGCTTTAAGAGAACTCGATAAGAGTGGAGTAAATGTAATATTGGCCGAAGGGATAGA